GTCGATCACCGTGAAAAGGGGATGTGGCCTGGGTTCGGACGCCGCCCACCGTTCGGCGTCGGCGGGGCTGCGACGCGCGAGTTTCGCGCCCAAGTGGGCCCATTCATAGGCGATCTGGCCGTTCGTGACAGGGATGGCGCCGTCCGGGACTCCCGGGCGAAGGATGCGGTCGGCGTCGAAACGGTATCCACGAGCAGTCGCCTCGGCCTGGACCGCGCTGAGATACGCGCCGACGGCGGCCAGTGGCTCCGCCGTCGCGCGGAACCGTTCCAGCTGCGGATGGTTCTGATAGCCCTGGGTCCGGCCGGACAGCACGGCCTGGGCGAGCAGCGTCTCCCGCCAGCACGCGACCAGTCCCGCCCGGTCCAACTGGCTGGGGTGCACGGACCAGATCCTCATGCTTCCGACGTCGCCCCGTCCTGACAGGACACGGTGACCGGGGACGAAGGAAGCAGACCGAGGAACATCCCGTCAGCCTATCGGCCATCTGCGGGGGACTCGTGCGGTCCAGCCGCACAACACGTCGGCGGAGCCGTCTCTTGCCAGAGCCACACCATCGGCGGAGAGTAGTGTCGCTGACGAGCGACGACATCGCACAGAAAAATCGCACAGGAAAGCAGGTTCATCGATGGACACAGCCGCCAAGGAACGAGTCAAGGAAGCCCTCAGGGCGCAGGCTCTCTCGGAGAACCGGGCCGTTGGAAGCGACGCCGCAGCGGAACGCTCCGCGGCCGAGATCGACACCAGTTCTCCCATCGAGCCGGACGACCTCTCGCATTCGGATGAGGAGGGCGAATTCGTCGAGCTGTTCGAAGGTGTTGAGGCGCACCAGAAGGATCTCCTGGCGGCCATCGACGCCCTCGATGTGAGCGTGACGGACACGGTGCGCCCGGGCGCCATCGTGGCGTACGGCGGCGACCACTATGTGGTGGGCGTGGCTTCCAGTTCCTTCGACAGCGACGGCGTGAGCTACGAAGGCATCGCCCCCGGGTCTCCCGTGTTCGACGCGATCCAGGGGCTTCACCAGGGCGACAGCTTCACCTTCCGCGGAACGGAGCACGTCCTCGATCTGGTGGTCTGAGACGGTTTGAGACTGCGCCGGTTCACCGGCGCACCGCGTCCAGCTGGGCCCGGAGATAGTCGCGGACGGCGTCATCCCGGGTCAGCCGCAGGGCGTGCTCCAGGCACTCCGCGGCGGCCTCGGGGTGCCCGGCGCCGCGGAGCGCATCCGCCCGGACGACGGCATAGGGCTGAAATCTCTCGCACTCCCTCGGGTGCCCCGCCGAGAGCCGATCGAGGCGGCGCAGCGCCGCGAGTGGGCCGTCCGTTCGCCTGATCACCGCCGCTTCCGCCACCTGGGCGCCCAGCGTGGGCGCCAGCAGCATGAGTGCCGCGTACAGGGTGGCCAGCACGGTCCACTCGGTCCTTCCGGTCCGGGCGCGATCGGCGTGCACCGCCTGGATCGCGGCTTCGAGCTGGAAGCGGCCCGGCGTTCCAGAACCTCCCGCTCCGGCGGTCAGGGCCGAGGCCTTCCGCAGGTATTCCCCTGCCCGGCGTATCAGGGTGGGGTTCCAGGCGCCGGTGTCCTGTTCTTCGAGCGGCACGTACGCGGGTCCGGTGGGGCGCGATGCCAGGAACGCCGCCAGCGCCGCGAGCGACCACGCCTCGGCGTCGTCACCGAGACTGCCGGCGACCACTTCGGCGAGATACAGGCCCTCGGCGACCATCGGCCGGGTGGCGGGAAGGGCCTCGTCGGAGTTCTCGGCGCCAATCAGTGCGGGAATGGACAGGCATCCGTACACCGCCTCCAGGACCGAGGGCAGCCGGGAGGCCAGATGCTCGGGGCCGGGGAGCTCGAACGGGAACCGTGCATCACGGATCCGGCGTTTGGCGCGCACCAGTCGTTGCGCCATGGTGGCGGCGGGGACCGCGAACGCCTCGCCGATCTGCGCCGCCTCGAACCCCAGCACGGTCTGGAGCATGAGGGGAGTGCGGATGTCCTCCGCGATCGCCGGATGGGCGCAGGTCAGCAGGAGCGACAAGCGCTGGTCCGGAAAACCCCCATCGGCCGCATCCATCACCGGCACCTCGATTCCTTCCAGTGTGGCGTTCAGACGGTGCCGTGCGGACTTCCACTCATCCCTTTGCCGGTTGCGCGCCACGGTGAGCAGCCAGCCCTCCGGACTGGCCGGCACGCCGTCCTCAGGCCAGCGCCGCAGT
Above is a window of Arthrobacter sp. Y-9 DNA encoding:
- a CDS encoding pyrimidine dimer DNA glycosylase/endonuclease V, which translates into the protein MRIWSVHPSQLDRAGLVACWRETLLAQAVLSGRTQGYQNHPQLERFRATAEPLAAVGAYLSAVQAEATARGYRFDADRILRPGVPDGAIPVTNGQIAYEWAHLGAKLARRSPADAERWAASEPRPHPLFTVIDGPVESWERVS
- a CDS encoding DUF6596 domain-containing protein, producing MGAEQLTPGPLREPDGDARAAAELAARASYGRLLATLAAGTGDLLLAEDALADAFEQALRRWPEDGVPASPEGWLLTVARNRQRDEWKSARHRLNATLEGIEVPVMDAADGGFPDQRLSLLLTCAHPAIAEDIRTPLMLQTVLGFEAAQIGEAFAVPAATMAQRLVRAKRRIRDARFPFELPGPEHLASRLPSVLEAVYGCLSIPALIGAENSDEALPATRPMVAEGLYLAEVVAGSLGDDAEAWSLAALAAFLASRPTGPAYVPLEEQDTGAWNPTLIRRAGEYLRKASALTAGAGGSGTPGRFQLEAAIQAVHADRARTGRTEWTVLATLYAALMLLAPTLGAQVAEAAVIRRTDGPLAALRRLDRLSAGHPRECERFQPYAVVRADALRGAGHPEAAAECLEHALRLTRDDAVRDYLRAQLDAVRR